CGGAGGCCCGAATGCTGGCCGAACGGCTCTTCACCCAACTGGAGGCGGCCACCCGTCTCACCCTGCTCGAGGCACTGTCCGACGCGGCCGACGAGATCACCCGTGACCTTGCGCCCGGTTCGGTGCACGTCCGGCTGCGCGGGCGTGAGCCCGACTTCGTGGTGACGCCGGCCAGCCCGCCGACCGATGCGGCGGACGACGAGGTCAACGACCCACCGACGCCGTCGGCCCCATTGCTCGCGCCGCCCGAGGGTGACGACGGTGGCACCTCGCGGATCAACCTCCGGCTTCCCGACCACCTCAAGGCCAGCGTCGAGGAGGCCGCCGGTCGGGCCGGGCTCTCGGTCAACGCCTGGCTGGTGCGAGCTGTCGCCGGCGCCATCGGAGCGGGCGAGACGGAGCGTCGTCCGCCCCGCCGGGTGGAGCCGCGCTCCGGCCAGCACTTCACCGGCTGGGCCCGCTAACTCCCCATACCCCTTCTTTCCCTCACGCCGCTGACAAGCGGCGACATTCGCCGACCACCTTCCGGGAGACCACCATGCCTCTTTTCGACACACCAGAACCGATCACCGTCCAGATCGAGTTGCCCGTCGGGGACGCCTGGATCGCCGCAAGTGACCGCACCGACACGGTGGTGACGGTGCGGCCCCGCGACCCGTCGAGCAAAGCCGACGTGAGCGCCGCGGAACAGACCACCGTCGAGTACACCGCCGGCAGACTGCTGATCAGGGCACCGAAGACCTGGCGGCGTTACGGATTCTTCGGCACCGGCCCGTCGGTCGACGTCCTGGTCGAGGTGCCGACCGGTTCGCGGGTGCACGCCGAGGCCGCGTGGGCGGCGTTCCGCTGCGAGGGCCGGCTCGGCGAGTGCCGCCTCAAGACCGGAGGTGGGATCCGGCTCGAGGAGACCGGGCCGCTGGACATCGACACCAGCCACGGCGATGTCGCCGTCGAACGCGTCGCCGGTTCCGCCCGGGTCAAGTCCTCATCCGGCAAGGTGCGCATCGGTGCGGTCGACGGCACCGCAGAGGTCAAGAACTCCTCCGGCGACTGCTGGATCGGCCAGAGCGGCGGAAACGTCCGGATCAACACCGCCTACGGCGACATCACCGTCGACGCGCCCGCGGCCTCGGTGAACGCGCGCACCGCTTACGGCAACGTGCGGCTGGGCGAGGTCGTACGCGGGTCGATCGAACTGCAGACCTCCTACGGCGCGATCGAGGTCGGCATCCGGCGCGGCACCGCCGCCTGGCTCGACGTCAGTTCCAAGCACGGCCGGGTGCACAACGCGCTCGAGACGACCGACAGCCCGGCGCAGACCGACGAGACGGCCGAGGTGCGGGCACACACCTCCTACGGCGACGTCACCATCCGCCGCGCCTGAACCGGCAGCACACCGACCACGAAGGAGGAGATCATGAACAGCCCCATGAAAGCCGCGATCGTCGCCACTGAGCTGCGGAAGTCCTACGGCGACAAGGTCGTGCTCGACGGCATCGACCTGATGATCACCGAAGGAACGATCTTCGCGCTGCTCGGCCCCAACGGCGCCGGCAAGACCACCACCGTGCAGATCCTCTCCACCCTGATCAACGCCGACGGAGGCACCGCCCGCATCTTCGGCCACGACCTGACCCGAGAACCCAACGCGGTACGCGAACTGATCGGCGTCACCGGCCAGTTCTCCGCCGTCGACAACCTGCTCACCGGCCGGGAAAACCTCAACCTGATGGCCGACCTGTGCCACCTGGACAAGGCCACCGGACGGCGACGGATCACCGACCTGCTCGACCAGTTCGACCTGACGGAGGCGGCGGCCAAGCCGGTGTCGACGTACTCCGGTGGTATGCGCCGCCGACTCGACCTCGCGATGACCCTGGTCGGCGAGCCCCGCGTCATCTTCCTCGACGAGCCGACCACCGGCCTCGACCCGCGCAGCCGCCGCGCCATGTGGCAGATCATCCGCGCTCTCGCCGCCGAGGGCGTCACCATCCTGCTCACCACCCAGTACCTGGAGGAGGCCGACCAGCTCGCCGACCGCGTCGCGTTCCTCGACCACGGCCGACTGATCGCCGAAGGCACTCCACA
The nucleotide sequence above comes from Micromonospora luteifusca. Encoded proteins:
- a CDS encoding DUF4097 family beta strand repeat-containing protein, with product MPLFDTPEPITVQIELPVGDAWIAASDRTDTVVTVRPRDPSSKADVSAAEQTTVEYTAGRLLIRAPKTWRRYGFFGTGPSVDVLVEVPTGSRVHAEAAWAAFRCEGRLGECRLKTGGGIRLEETGPLDIDTSHGDVAVERVAGSARVKSSSGKVRIGAVDGTAEVKNSSGDCWIGQSGGNVRINTAYGDITVDAPAASVNARTAYGNVRLGEVVRGSIELQTSYGAIEVGIRRGTAAWLDVSSKHGRVHNALETTDSPAQTDETAEVRAHTSYGDVTIRRA
- a CDS encoding ATP-binding cassette domain-containing protein, which encodes MNSPMKAAIVATELRKSYGDKVVLDGIDLMITEGTIFALLGPNGAGKTTTVQILSTLINADGGTARIFGHDLTREPNAVRELIGVTGQFSAVDNLLTGRENLNLMADLCHLDKATGRRRITDLLDQFDLTEAAAKPVSTYSGGMRRRLDLAMTLVGEPRVIFLDEPTTGLDPRSRRAMWQIIRALAAEGVTILLTTQYLEEADQLADRVAFLDHGRLIAEGTPHELKRLIPGGHIVLQFAHQDGLDSAARTFASSTRDDAALTLQVPSDGGVGSLRSLLDQLDRASIEVAGLSVHTPDLDDVFLTLTGQPDTRAGRPDHERVPAR